From a single Miscanthus floridulus cultivar M001 chromosome 8, ASM1932011v1, whole genome shotgun sequence genomic region:
- the LOC136473275 gene encoding mini zinc finger protein 4-like: protein MMKRMVILRRCHPPPPPPPAVLFGGGCRCRSGGGGGVCYAECRRNHAASMGGHAVDGCREFLAEGEEGTTAALRCAACGCHRSFHRRMVVQRCCCCFCCDVDSGDADDAAVAVAAAATGRRWDDDCSPESSASSTTPR from the coding sequence ATGATGAAGAGGATGGTGATCCTGAGGAGgtgccacccgccgccgccgcctcctccggcGGTGCTCTTCGGCGGCGGGTGCCGCTGccgcagcggtggcggcggcggcgtgtgctACGCGGAGTGCCGGCGGAACCACGCGGCAAGCATGGGCGGCCACGCCGTGGACGGGTGCCGCGAGTTCCTGGCCGAGGGGGAGGAGGGCACCACCGCCGCGCTCCGCTGCGCGGCCTGCGGGTGCCACCGCAGCTTCCACCGCCGCATGGTGGTgcagcgctgctgctgctgcttctgctgCGACGTCGACAGCGGCGACGCCGATGATGCCGCCGTAGCCGTAGCCGCAGCCGCCACCGGGCGCCGGTGGGACGACGACTGCTCGCCGGAGTCCTCGGCGTCCAGCACCACGCCCAGGTAG